The Mucilaginibacter gracilis genomic interval TCTTCATTTGGTTTCATAATTTCATCATTTAAAAGTTAATAACCTGTTTCTAATTAGTCAGGTATAGCTTACCGGCTTATGCCATGGGTATGCTGATGTACCTGTTGCTGTTTTTCCTTTTCCTGCTGTTGCTGTTTCTTCAATTCCTCTTGTTGATGCCGTAGTAATTGCGCCTGCCTGTTTTGTTCCTGCTGCTGTAAAAGCTGTTCCTGTTTGAGTTTCTTCTCAATATCCATCAGGGCGTAGCCGACCTGGCTGCCTTTAAAGCGGACGTGCTGCGCATCGGTAAAAGCGATACCCCGGCCTAACTCCACTTCGTAGCCTCGCTGCTCCATGTACTTTTTGACCTGCTGCACATCCTTACTTTGTTTGACTGCGGTTTGCAGGTGCTTTTTTAAAGTTTCCTTACGGTTGTCAACACGCTGACTTTGTGCAACCCTTTGCTCCGGTTTCAAAAACTTATTAGGGCTTAATACCCGCTCTAATTTGTATTCCAGTTCCATCTTCCGGGCGAACTCGGCCACATGCTTATAGCTATTGCTGTCGCTGGCGGTTTTGCCGTCAAAGCCGATACGGTTAGCGACAATGTGCAAATGTTCATGATCGGTATCTTTGTGAGCCACGACAACGTATTGGTGATCTTTAAAGTCAAAGTCTTCGGCAAGTTTCTCCGCCATGTCGATCTTATCCTGCAAGCCTAACTTCCCGGCATCGCTGTGGGCGAAGCTTAAGGAGAAGTGAAACACCGGCTTTGATTGATCAGGGTTTAACTTGGCTACTTCGATCATTTCCCGCACCAGTTCTAAACGAGTGCCGAAGCATTGGTTATAAGCAATTACCTCCACCTGTTTTTTTTCAAGCTCCTGCATTTGCAGCTCTTTGCTTTCTTGCCGCCTGCCCTCAAAGAGGTAATGCAATACGCCTCGGAAACTTTTACCTGTACCGACTTTTCCGATCATGATACATAAGCGTTAATGTTCTTCACCAATGCCTGCAAGCTCCGTACATCCTGATCGAGCAAAGCCCTTTCCATCGCATTCAGGTCGTCCCCCCGGTTACGCTTTCTGGCAATTTGATTGAGGTTGGCGGCGATGTGATTGAGTGTACCCCGCATTTCTAAAACAGACTTCGGCAGGGTCTTGACCCTGACTTCTATCCGCGTATTCAATCCCAGGTTTCGCAGGAAAACCGACGGGTTCGTGCCTACTCGTTTAGCGTTGGCTTCAATGATCTTTTTCTCGATGAGCGTACACATTACGCTCACGCTGTTGCGCCGCTTGTGCGGCACTTTGGGCCTGCCGCCTTTATTAACCCGGCCCGCACGAGCCGGGCTTTTAGTGTTTGTTATCTTTTTAACTTCACTTTTCATAAGCGCTGGTTCGTTAAAAAATCCTTAAAAAAATCCCCCCGAATGCGATAGC includes:
- a CDS encoding relaxase/mobilization nuclease domain-containing protein, which codes for MIGKVGTGKSFRGVLHYLFEGRRQESKELQMQELEKKQVEVIAYNQCFGTRLELVREMIEVAKLNPDQSKPVFHFSLSFAHSDAGKLGLQDKIDMAEKLAEDFDFKDHQYVVVAHKDTDHEHLHIVANRIGFDGKTASDSNSYKHVAEFARKMELEYKLERVLSPNKFLKPEQRVAQSQRVDNRKETLKKHLQTAVKQSKDVQQVKKYMEQRGYEVELGRGIAFTDAQHVRFKGSQVGYALMDIEKKLKQEQLLQQQEQNRQAQLLRHQQEELKKQQQQEKEKQQQVHQHTHGISR
- a CDS encoding plasmid mobilization protein, yielding MKSEVKKITNTKSPARAGRVNKGGRPKVPHKRRNSVSVMCTLIEKKIIEANAKRVGTNPSVFLRNLGLNTRIEVRVKTLPKSVLEMRGTLNHIAANLNQIARKRNRGDDLNAMERALLDQDVRSLQALVKNINAYVS